One part of the Rutidosis leptorrhynchoides isolate AG116_Rl617_1_P2 chromosome 1, CSIRO_AGI_Rlap_v1, whole genome shotgun sequence genome encodes these proteins:
- the LOC139846853 gene encoding uncharacterized protein has translation MCTISLNIRGIGQLGKISWLKRICHNEKPTILGLQETKSEHTQDNIIDSFWYNSDFKFVQKDSIGTSGGIITIWDCNIFSFDYAIEGEFFLTICGSWAGFDSKIALINVYGPHSSSKKLRFWSELTSLANSLTFPFIIFGDFNEVRNTSERMNCEFNQQWANNFNNFINNSGLIDLPLGGKKFTRICIKRMKFSKLDRFLIFDEIFKLWPNISSKTLDRDLSDHCPILLRNTFADSGPKPIRVFDTWLDLKDADSVIARAWSIPTTGNRPDCILRNKLKNVKMELKKHSTQLDNLDSQILDHLNAINEREALAETRPLTEIEKNKWLNEKCNNPTR, from the coding sequence ATGTGTACGATTTCTCTTAATATCCGGGGTATTGGGCAATTGGGTAAAATTAGCTGGCTCAAACGTATTTGTCATAATGAGAAACCTACAATATTAGGGTTACAAGAAACAAAAAGCGAACATACACAAGATAATATCATTGATTCTTTCTGGTACAATTCTGACTTCAAATTCGTTCAAAAAGATTCGATTGGCACCTCTGGGGGTATCATCACGATTTGGGATTGCAACATATTTTCCTTCGATTATGCTATCGAAGGAGAATTCTTTCTTACAATCTGCGGGTCTTGGGCGGGATTTGATTCAAAGATCGCACTTATCAACGTCTACGGTCCACATTCATCATCCAAAAAACTTAGATTCTGGTCTGAACTAACCTCCCTAGCAAATTCCCTCACGTTTCCTTTTATCATCTTCGGTGATTTTAATGAAGTTAGAAACACTTCGGAACGCATGAACTGTGAATTTAACCAACAATGggctaataactttaataatttcatTAACAATTCCGGACTAATTGATCTACCTCTTGGCGGGAAAAAATTCACTCGAATTTGTATAAAAAGAATGAAATTTAGTAAACTTGATAGATTCCTCATTTTCGATGAAATTTTTAAGTTATGGCCTAACATCTCCTCCAAAACTCTCGACCGCGACCTCTCCGACCACTGTCCTATACTTCTTAGAAACACATTTGCTGATTCCGGTCCTAAGCCTATTCGTGTGTTCGACACATGGCTTGACCTCAAAGACGCAGACTCTGTCATTGCTCGGGCTTGGTCAATCCCAACGACCGGTAACCGCCCTGACTGCATACTTCGTAACAAGCTAAAAAACGTAAAAATGGAACTAAAAAAACATAGCACTCAACTCGATAACCTGGATTCTCAAATTCTGGATCACCTTAATGCTATTAACGAACGGGAAGCTTTAGCCGAAACTAGACCTTTGACTGAAATCGAGAAAAACAAATGGCTAAACGagaagtgtaacaacccaacccgttaa